Proteins encoded within one genomic window of Oryza glaberrima chromosome 12, OglaRS2, whole genome shotgun sequence:
- the LOC127756493 gene encoding uncharacterized protein LOC127756493 — protein MATDAYPVQLLHRQATAATGGGQWHNLGAAYAAVRFLRPQGRSLVLYSGPDGGAQQRIVFAYPILPGDAFERMDGETLSWEEPECGDEFALCFLDEAACAAVSGAISPVTESLAALDGLAERLAGLRVAREEGAPAGVDIAGRLAAISMGRS, from the coding sequence ATGGCGACCGATGCTTACCCAGTccagctcctccaccgccaagcaaccgccgccaccggcggcggccaaTGGCACAACCTCGgcgccgcctacgccgccgTCAGATTCCTCCGCCCGCAGGGCCGATCCCTCGTCCTGTACTCCggccccgacggcggcgcccagcAGCGCATCGTGTTCGCCTACCCGATCCTCCCGGGCGACGCCTTCGAGAGGATGGACGGCGAGACGCTCTCCTGGGAGGAGCCGGAGTGCGGAGACGAGTTCGCGCTCTGCTTCCTCGACGaggccgcctgcgccgccgtctccggcgccaTCTCCCCGGTGACGGAGTCGCTGGCCGCACTGGACGGCCTCGCGGAGAGGCTCGCCGGGCTGCGCGTGGCGAGGGAGGAGGGTGCCCCCGCCGGAGTGGACATCGCCGGCCGGCTTGCTGCGATCAGCATGGGCCGCTCATGA
- the LOC127756727 gene encoding transcription factor MYB60-like — protein MGRPPCCDKEGIKKGPWTPEEDIILVSYIQEHGPGNWRSVPINTGLMRCSKSCRLRWTNYLRPGIKRGNFTAHEEGIIVHLQSLLGNRWAAIASYLPQRTDNDIKNYWNTHLKKKLAAAANSTSSSNRHPIFADATFPSAAGGSHTVSSNSDVTQMAAIARRSPFADCPSSSYASSMDNISKLLDGFMKTNSPSPPPPPLQHYDGGYYDDVKPAVDVGGNPLLSSFDCMSGADLDCCFDVHQQHQQQQPASFMEYGGYGGGYGDESKQQLMNQAAPPLSTIEKWLFDEAAAEQVADLMDLSDGCCSVPMMF, from the exons ATGGGCCGGCCGCCGTGCTGCGACAAGGAGGGGATCAAGAAGGGGCCATGGACGCCCGAGGAGGACATCATCCTCGTCTCCTACATCCAAGAACACGGCCCCGGCAACTGGAGATCGGTTCCCATCAACACTG GGCTGATGAGGTGCAGCAAGAGCTGCAGGCTGCGGTGGACGAACTACCTGCGGCCGGGGATAAAGCGCGGCAACTTCACGGCGCACGAGGAGGGGATCATCGTCCACCTCCAGTCGCTGCTCGGCAACCGCTGGGCCGCCATCGCCTCCTACCTCCCCCAGCGCACCGACAACGACATCAAGAACTACTGGAACACCCACCTCAAGaagaagctcgccgccgccgccaactccactTCATCCTCCAACCGCCACCCCATCTTCGCCGACGCCaccttcccctccgccgccggcggtagCCACACGGTGAGCAGCAACTCCGATGTCACCCAGATGGCAGCCATTGCTAGGCGCTCCCCCTTCGCCGACTGCCCATCCTCCTCATACGCCTCCAGCATGGACAACATCTCCAAGCTGCTCGACGGCTTCATGAAGACCaactccccgtcgccgccgccgccaccgctgcagCACTATGACGGCGGCTATTACGACGACGTCAAGCCCGCCGTCGATGTCGGCGGCAACCCCTTGCTGTCGTCCTTCGACTGCATGTCCGGCGCCGACCTGGACTGCTGCTTCGACGTTCatcagcagcaccagcagcagcagccggcgtCGTTCATGGAGTACGGCGGCTatggcggcggctacggcgacGAGAGCAAGCAGCAGCTGATGAACCAggcagcgccgccgctgtcaACGATCGAGAAGTGGCTgttcgacgaggcggcggcggagcaggtcgCCGACCTCATGGACCTCTCAGACGGTTGCTGCTCCGTCCCAATGATGTTTTAA